A DNA window from Bacillus andreraoultii contains the following coding sequences:
- a CDS encoding MFS transporter — translation MRNNEKLRFPVLVAIVSISGLSQGMLLPLIAIILENRGVSSTINGLHATGLYIGILLASPFMEAPLRKYGYKPLIIAGGLTVIISLFLFPFLDSILIWFFLRLLIGIGDHALHFSTQTWITSFSAPERRGRNISLYGLSFGIGFAVGPLLTRLVEINESLPFFITSILSLLSWVTIFWLHNEFPDEVSNDVGTYSIRATMGRFGKVLKYAWAPLLPAFCYGVLEASLNGNFPVYGLRLGINVDMLAIIISSFSIGAIIFQLPLGTASDKFGRRNILLTVMVIGSFIFLTAGIFEHHAQILIVAFFIAGMLLGSTYSLSIAFLTDTIPKHLLPAGNLLISICFSFGSISGPFLGGLAIDHLPNVSFFYLISGILFVIFLGLSVFKKEKQLSLADHRWNF, via the coding sequence GGGGTTTCCTCTACTATTAACGGACTCCATGCAACTGGGCTATATATTGGTATTTTACTTGCATCTCCATTCATGGAAGCACCGTTAAGAAAATATGGTTATAAACCGCTTATTATCGCTGGTGGACTAACGGTTATTATTTCTTTATTTTTATTTCCATTTCTTGATTCCATACTTATTTGGTTTTTCTTACGGTTACTAATTGGAATAGGCGATCATGCCCTACATTTTTCTACGCAAACATGGATTACCTCTTTCTCCGCTCCTGAAAGACGAGGAAGAAATATTTCCTTATATGGATTATCATTTGGCATTGGCTTTGCCGTTGGTCCTCTTCTAACTCGGTTAGTGGAAATCAATGAAAGCTTGCCCTTTTTTATTACTTCAATTTTAAGTTTATTGTCATGGGTAACAATCTTTTGGTTACATAATGAATTTCCAGATGAAGTGAGTAATGATGTAGGAACTTATTCAATTCGTGCAACAATGGGACGGTTTGGTAAAGTATTGAAATATGCATGGGCCCCACTTCTTCCGGCGTTTTGTTATGGGGTATTAGAAGCTTCATTGAACGGAAACTTTCCTGTATATGGATTACGGTTAGGAATAAATGTTGACATGCTAGCAATTATTATTTCGTCCTTTTCTATTGGCGCAATTATATTTCAGTTACCTCTTGGAACTGCTAGTGACAAGTTTGGACGCCGAAATATACTCTTAACAGTTATGGTTATTGGAAGCTTTATATTCTTAACAGCCGGTATTTTTGAACATCATGCTCAAATTTTAATTGTCGCATTTTTTATCGCAGGTATGCTTCTTGGATCAACTTATTCATTGAGTATCGCATTTTTAACCGATACGATTCCAAAGCATTTATTACCTGCTGGAAATTTATTAATTAGTATTTGTTTTAGCTTTGGTAGCATTTCTGGTCCATTCCTCGGAGGATTGGCCATTGATCATCTACCAAATGTCAGCTTTTTCTATTTAATTAGTGGTATTTTATTCGTTATTTTTCTTGGTTTATCTGTTTTTAAAAAAGAAAAACAACTGTCGCTTGCGGATCATCGGTGGAATTTTTAA
- a CDS encoding heavy metal translocating P-type ATPase gives MSLEKKVSNKEKKSIKEKLTEIEPLTELCFAIISGVLIIAGWTLAKMDYPTASIFFFISAYLIGGFFKAKEGITETIQDRTLNVELLMILAAIGSAVIGYWEEGAILIFIFALSGALESYTMSKSKKEISALMELQPEEAWLLKDGKEIKVDVQQLQIGDHILVKPGERIPADGFIVKGRTNVDQAAITGESIPVGKGMDDEVFAGTVNVSGSITVEITKPSSETLFQKIITLVQNAESEKSPSQQFIDRFEGTYVKIVLIMVGLMLLLPHYLLHWSWNETFYRAMVLLVVASPCAVVASIMPATLSAISNGAKKGILFKGGAHLESLGNLQAIAFDKTGTLTKGKPEVTQFIVSPNHLSMTKEIIQIVASIEKHSNHPLAQAIVRYATTKQYELINIDSVQDVSGWGVQASIDNHVWKIGKRAFMDGNLETAFDLSTVEFLQSNGNTLAFVERDQQVVAMIALKDMIRKESLQAVAALRGLGIEPIMLTGDNGNTAKAIAGEVGIDRYIDECLPENKVNEIRKIKETYGRTAMVGDGINDAPALATANIGIAMGEGTDVALETADVILMKNDLTKISQAIQLSKKMNRIVKQNLVFSIGVIILLVFSNFFQSIDLPLGVIGHEGSTILVILNGLRLLKS, from the coding sequence ATGAGTCTCGAAAAAAAAGTTTCTAACAAAGAGAAAAAGTCGATAAAAGAAAAATTAACTGAAATTGAACCACTCACTGAGCTTTGTTTTGCGATTATTAGCGGAGTTCTTATTATAGCTGGATGGACTTTAGCCAAAATGGACTATCCAACGGCCTCTATCTTCTTTTTCATCTCCGCTTACTTAATTGGTGGATTTTTCAAGGCAAAAGAAGGAATCACTGAAACTATTCAAGATAGAACTTTAAACGTCGAATTACTAATGATTTTAGCTGCCATCGGTTCTGCCGTCATTGGATATTGGGAAGAAGGGGCTATACTTATTTTCATTTTCGCCTTAAGTGGAGCCCTCGAGTCTTATACGATGAGTAAAAGTAAAAAGGAAATTTCTGCTTTAATGGAATTACAACCGGAAGAAGCTTGGCTTTTAAAGGATGGAAAAGAGATTAAAGTCGATGTTCAACAACTACAAATTGGTGACCATATTTTAGTGAAACCAGGTGAACGAATTCCTGCTGACGGTTTTATTGTAAAAGGAAGAACGAATGTTGATCAAGCAGCAATTACAGGTGAATCCATCCCAGTTGGTAAAGGAATGGACGATGAAGTGTTTGCTGGTACGGTTAATGTTAGTGGATCTATTACTGTAGAAATTACAAAACCAAGTAGTGAGACATTATTTCAAAAGATCATTACCCTTGTACAAAATGCGGAAAGTGAAAAATCTCCGTCACAACAATTTATTGATCGTTTTGAAGGAACATATGTGAAAATTGTTCTTATTATGGTCGGACTCATGCTCCTCCTCCCCCACTATTTGTTACATTGGAGTTGGAACGAAACTTTTTATCGAGCTATGGTATTACTTGTTGTGGCTTCTCCTTGTGCTGTTGTCGCTTCCATTATGCCAGCAACTCTATCAGCTATTTCAAATGGAGCAAAAAAAGGAATTCTTTTTAAAGGGGGAGCACATTTAGAAAGTTTGGGCAATCTTCAAGCCATTGCTTTTGATAAAACGGGGACATTAACAAAAGGGAAGCCTGAAGTTACGCAATTCATTGTTAGTCCGAACCACCTAAGTATGACGAAGGAAATTATACAAATCGTCGCATCGATTGAAAAACATTCCAATCATCCGTTAGCACAAGCAATCGTACGGTATGCGACAACTAAACAATATGAACTTATCAATATCGATTCTGTTCAGGATGTCAGTGGTTGGGGTGTTCAAGCTTCGATCGATAATCATGTATGGAAAATCGGAAAACGTGCCTTTATGGATGGCAATCTCGAAACCGCATTTGACCTTTCCACCGTAGAATTTCTACAAAGCAATGGAAACACCCTTGCATTTGTTGAACGAGACCAACAAGTTGTAGCGATGATTGCATTAAAAGATATGATCCGAAAAGAGTCGCTCCAAGCCGTTGCTGCTTTACGAGGGCTTGGCATTGAACCAATTATGCTTACGGGAGATAATGGAAATACTGCAAAAGCCATTGCCGGGGAAGTTGGGATCGACCGGTATATAGATGAATGTCTACCTGAAAACAAAGTAAACGAAATTCGTAAAATTAAAGAAACATATGGACGGACAGCGATGGTTGGTGATGGGATTAATGATGCACCTGCCTTAGCTACAGCAAATATTGGAATTGCGATGGGAGAAGGAACAGATGTCGCACTGGAAACGGCGGACGTTATTTTAATGAAGAATGACTTAACGAAAATTTCCCAAGCAATTCAATTGTCGAAAAAGATGAACCGAATTGTTAAACAAAACCTTGTGTTTTCAATCGGTGTTATTATTTTATTAGTCTTCTCGAACTTTTTTCAATCCATTGACTTACCTTTAGGGGTCATCGGACATGAAGGTAGTACAATACTCGTTATTTTAAATGGACTAAGACTGCTAAAATCATAA
- a CDS encoding YihY/virulence factor BrkB family protein produces the protein MNKYKMSLNWFVALFKRIVNHDVFGYSAQLAYFFLLSLFPLLITLFSILPLLPLKTEDVLYFVSDFAPGETLSFIDSTLDTIMASHSGGLLSFGIIATLWAASNGMNAIIKAVNRAYEIKEDRPFFIVRGLSVLLTIVMIIVFIIALLLPVFGKHIGMYIFSKFGYTDQFIHSWNTLRFGVSSLILFIVFSAVYFLTPNQRLKCATVVPGAIFSTIGWIIASIGFSYYVNNFGNYTFMYGSIGVIIVLMIWFYITGAVIIIGGEINGLNEKMRKNKCE, from the coding sequence ATGAATAAGTATAAAATGAGTTTGAATTGGTTTGTTGCACTGTTCAAACGAATTGTTAATCATGATGTATTTGGTTACTCTGCTCAGCTTGCATATTTCTTTCTACTTTCATTATTTCCGTTATTAATTACGTTGTTTTCGATACTTCCTTTATTGCCTTTAAAGACAGAGGATGTTTTATATTTTGTAAGTGATTTTGCCCCTGGGGAAACATTATCATTTATAGACTCAACGTTAGACACCATAATGGCAAGTCATAGTGGTGGATTATTATCATTTGGTATTATCGCAACATTGTGGGCTGCATCCAATGGGATGAACGCGATTATTAAAGCTGTTAATCGTGCTTATGAAATAAAAGAGGACCGACCGTTTTTTATTGTTCGGGGTTTATCCGTTCTACTTACGATTGTTATGATTATTGTTTTTATCATTGCATTATTATTGCCTGTTTTTGGTAAGCACATTGGGATGTATATATTTTCAAAATTTGGCTATACTGACCAGTTCATTCATAGTTGGAATACGTTGCGATTCGGTGTTAGTTCACTTATTCTTTTCATTGTTTTTAGTGCAGTCTATTTTCTAACCCCAAACCAACGATTAAAATGTGCGACCGTTGTTCCAGGGGCAATTTTTTCAACAATTGGCTGGATCATTGCTTCTATTGGCTTTTCCTATTACGTAAATAATTTTGGGAATTATACGTTTATGTATGGAAGTATTGGAGTCATAATTGTATTAATGATTTGGTTTTACATAACAGGAGCGGTAATCATTATTGGTGGCGAAATAAATGGTTTAAATGAAAAAATGAGAAAGAATAAATGTGAATGA
- a CDS encoding YtxH domain-containing protein, with the protein MENNKFLKGILYGAIIGGAVTLFDKEVRKQVCNQGKVWAGELKEIITNPGETVQQIQGQVQSFKNSIQQINEDMKFLAEKAVEMKELGGQAIKTFVEKDMEE; encoded by the coding sequence ATGGAAAATAACAAATTTCTAAAAGGTATTCTTTATGGTGCAATAATCGGCGGTGCGGTTACTCTTTTTGATAAGGAAGTTCGTAAACAAGTATGTAATCAGGGGAAAGTATGGGCTGGTGAATTGAAAGAAATCATTACGAATCCAGGTGAGACTGTTCAACAAATTCAAGGTCAAGTTCAATCGTTCAAAAACAGTATCCAACAAATTAATGAAGATATGAAATTTTTAGCTGAAAAAGCTGTTGAAATGAAAGAACTTGGTGGACAAGCAATAAAGACATTTGTTGAAAAGGATATGGAGGAATAA
- a CDS encoding low molecular weight protein-tyrosine-phosphatase, protein MIRVLFVCLGNICRSPMAEAVFRDLVEKEGLKDQFIIDSAGLGGWHVGQGAHKGTREILKKYNISGEGLVARRMSQDDLDAFDYIIAMDDENIAGIEQLRKEHQQAQVAKLLDFVHDTDVSNVPDPYYTGNFEYVYELVTKGCQSLLEKIKQDHHL, encoded by the coding sequence GTGATTCGTGTATTATTTGTTTGTTTAGGAAATATTTGTCGGTCACCAATGGCTGAAGCGGTTTTTCGTGATCTCGTAGAAAAAGAAGGGTTAAAGGATCAGTTTATCATTGACTCAGCAGGGCTAGGTGGCTGGCATGTCGGTCAAGGAGCTCATAAAGGAACAAGGGAAATTTTAAAAAAGTACAATATATCCGGAGAGGGCTTAGTTGCAAGAAGGATGAGTCAAGACGATTTAGATGCGTTTGACTATATTATTGCGATGGATGATGAAAATATTGCTGGTATTGAGCAACTTCGAAAGGAACATCAGCAAGCACAAGTTGCTAAATTGTTAGATTTTGTCCATGATACGGATGTGTCAAATGTACCAGACCCGTATTATACGGGAAATTTTGAATACGTGTATGAACTTGTAACAAAAGGATGTCAGTCCCTTTTAGAAAAAATAAAGCAAGACCATCATTTGTAA
- a CDS encoding DUF1128 domain-containing protein, which translates to MDLSIKSKENMNFMVGKISDKLNFINAEVMKASQFDEEKYEDLHDIYELVMKRDHFSPSERQAIAEELGSLRKK; encoded by the coding sequence ATGGACTTATCAATTAAAAGTAAAGAAAATATGAATTTTATGGTTGGGAAAATTTCGGATAAGCTGAATTTTATAAATGCTGAAGTGATGAAAGCAAGTCAATTTGATGAAGAAAAATATGAGGATTTACATGATATTTATGAACTTGTCATGAAACGGGATCATTTTTCTCCAAGTGAAAGACAAGCAATTGCAGAAGAATTAGGTTCATTACGTAAAAAGTAA
- the map gene encoding type I methionyl aminopeptidase, whose protein sequence is MIVLKSKREIENMKEAGRLLASVHKEIAKMIKPGVSSWDIEVFVNEFLEKHGATPEQKGYKGYKYAICASINDEICHGFPRKTALKDGDIVTIDMVVNLNGSLADSAWSYGVGEISELNKKLLDVTKTALYKGIEQAVPGNRIGDIGHAIQTYVEAEGFSVVREFIGHGIGPSIHEKPDVPHFGLPGKGPRIKEGMVFTIEPMVNVGKYLSKMDPNGWTARTIDGKNSAQYEHTLAVTKEGTLILTDQDDLD, encoded by the coding sequence ATGATTGTATTAAAATCAAAACGAGAAATTGAAAATATGAAGGAAGCGGGTAGACTGCTTGCTTCTGTCCATAAAGAAATTGCAAAGATGATTAAACCAGGTGTATCTTCTTGGGATATTGAAGTTTTTGTTAATGAGTTTTTAGAGAAACATGGTGCAACACCAGAGCAAAAAGGATACAAAGGGTATAAATATGCAATTTGTGCCAGTATTAATGATGAGATTTGCCATGGCTTCCCGAGAAAAACAGCGTTAAAAGATGGGGATATCGTAACAATTGATATGGTTGTTAATTTAAATGGTTCGCTAGCGGACTCTGCATGGTCTTATGGTGTTGGTGAAATATCAGAGTTAAATAAAAAATTACTAGATGTAACAAAAACAGCATTATATAAAGGGATAGAACAAGCTGTACCTGGCAACCGGATTGGTGATATCGGTCATGCGATTCAAACTTATGTTGAGGCTGAAGGGTTTTCTGTCGTTCGTGAATTCATTGGTCACGGCATTGGGCCATCGATTCATGAAAAACCGGATGTACCTCATTTCGGCTTACCAGGAAAAGGTCCGCGAATTAAAGAAGGCATGGTCTTTACGATCGAGCCAATGGTTAATGTTGGCAAATATTTGTCAAAAATGGATCCAAATGGATGGACGGCACGAACCATTGATGGAAAAAATTCAGCCCAATATGAACATACACTTGCAGTAACGAAGGAAGGTACATTAATTTTAACCGACCAAGATGATTTAGATTAA
- a CDS encoding DnaJ family domain-containing protein — MDLFWQIAEEKIKQAYRDGEFENLKGYGKPLKLKDDSGIPEDLRMAYRILESAGYTEEESQLKKEIMTLEDLMKNCVNDEKRKEFMQDLSKKVLQYHSLLAKKRIRTNSSIFKNYQEKIEERLLK; from the coding sequence ATGGATTTGTTTTGGCAAATTGCTGAGGAAAAAATTAAACAGGCGTATCGGGATGGAGAATTTGAAAATTTAAAAGGATATGGAAAACCACTGAAGTTAAAAGATGATTCAGGAATTCCGGAAGATTTACGGATGGCGTACCGAATTTTGGAGAGCGCTGGATATACCGAAGAAGAATCCCAATTGAAAAAGGAAATCATGACCCTAGAAGATTTAATGAAAAACTGTGTGAATGATGAAAAACGGAAAGAGTTCATGCAAGACTTATCGAAAAAGGTGCTACAGTATCATTCTTTATTGGCGAAAAAGCGAATTCGTACAAACTCATCCATCTTTAAAAATTATCAAGAAAAGATCGAGGAACGGTTGTTAAAATAA
- a CDS encoding YbjQ family protein, with the protein MIVSTTSTLQGHEIAEYKGIVSGEAIMGANVVRDFLASVTDIIGGRSGAYENKLAEGREIAIREMTDKAARLGANAVIGVDLDFETLREGMMMCIATGTAVVVR; encoded by the coding sequence ATGATTGTATCTACTACAAGTACATTACAAGGACACGAGATTGCTGAATATAAAGGAATTGTATCTGGAGAAGCAATTATGGGTGCCAATGTTGTCCGGGATTTTCTTGCAAGTGTCACGGATATAATTGGTGGTCGTTCAGGCGCTTATGAAAACAAATTAGCGGAAGGTCGTGAAATTGCGATTCGTGAAATGACCGATAAAGCAGCTCGGTTAGGGGCTAATGCAGTAATTGGTGTGGATTTGGATTTTGAAACTCTACGCGAAGGCATGATGATGTGTATCGCAACAGGAACAGCTGTCGTTGTCCGTTAA
- a CDS encoding TerC family protein, which translates to MELAWSAATIIAVLKIIAIDIILSGDNAVVIAMATRRLPVDKRNIAIGWGTIGAVILRIVFASIIALLLGIPYVHFVGGLLLLWISYKVLVNHEDSKDVKAKDTTLQAIGTIIMADAVMSLDNVVAIAGASGGHIVLIAMGVLVSIPIMIFGSKLIVRLMERFAIVPYIGSAILAWTASDMITGDERIAAMFHIEKGPFTYVFAVIVTAIVLILGYISNKKFGQTSSSH; encoded by the coding sequence TTGGAACTTGCTTGGTCTGCGGCAACAATTATTGCCGTTTTAAAAATAATAGCAATTGATATCATACTATCTGGAGATAACGCGGTTGTCATCGCAATGGCAACACGGAGATTACCAGTGGATAAAAGAAATATTGCTATCGGTTGGGGAACAATTGGTGCGGTCATTTTACGGATAGTGTTTGCAAGTATAATTGCTTTACTCTTAGGTATTCCATATGTTCATTTCGTTGGTGGCTTATTACTATTATGGATTTCCTATAAAGTATTAGTGAATCATGAGGATAGTAAAGATGTGAAGGCGAAAGATACAACATTACAAGCTATCGGAACAATCATTATGGCCGATGCGGTTATGAGTTTGGATAATGTTGTAGCGATAGCTGGTGCATCAGGTGGACATATTGTATTAATTGCGATGGGTGTCCTCGTTAGTATCCCCATTATGATTTTCGGTTCAAAATTAATTGTCCGTTTAATGGAACGGTTTGCTATTGTTCCTTATATCGGATCAGCAATTTTAGCATGGACAGCCAGTGATATGATTACGGGTGATGAACGGATTGCTGCTATGTTTCATATAGAAAAAGGTCCATTCACTTATGTGTTTGCTGTCATCGTCACTGCGATTGTATTAATTCTCGGGTATATTAGCAATAAAAAATTTGGACAAACAAGTTCGAGTCATTAA
- a CDS encoding oligosaccharide flippase family protein, whose protein sequence is MSVFLRGTLLLAATAFITECIEFLINLTLTKELGEYGIGQYMSVLPVVGLVMIVASFELPISISKFIAEKDEKYHFTMLKYAFKLSVIFISVLLAVASLIFTIFPLFSDIHPFVRWIILLLVPIISISSIARGYFMGVQKMGQIAVANLLRRCTQLFILVFIFQMFNFQLEVSIIVAICSLIGGELLIFIYLISAYVLQFRYLKKRPHVNLPRNQLTKSLMSVSLPTTTMRIFHSVTHAIEPFLIKYTLVIGGLSISEATENFGIISGVAMTIGFFPAFIAHSLTVALIPSVSQANANRDRNKLLQLLRQVILLTSLYGIPVTFIFYYFAEPLTGIFIESTVAPYFLQLLLPFFLLHYYAIPLQAFLIGMNMVKDAFIHNILATIASFIMMFVMGSNGKYLMDGIIVGMNFGAVLLMLLHYLTICKKIGISPLSLRKEEVSYLN, encoded by the coding sequence ATGAGTGTGTTTTTGAGAGGAACATTATTATTGGCTGCAACTGCTTTTATAACGGAATGCATAGAGTTTTTAATAAATCTTACATTGACGAAAGAGCTAGGTGAGTATGGAATTGGTCAATATATGTCAGTTCTACCGGTTGTAGGGTTGGTCATGATTGTTGCAAGTTTTGAACTCCCTATCTCTATTTCAAAGTTTATCGCTGAAAAAGATGAAAAGTACCATTTTACGATGTTAAAGTATGCATTTAAGTTGTCCGTCATTTTTATTTCAGTACTATTAGCTGTTGCCTCACTTATTTTTACTATATTTCCTTTGTTTAGTGATATTCATCCATTTGTGCGTTGGATTATTTTATTGCTCGTTCCCATTATTTCAATTTCTTCTATTGCACGTGGATATTTTATGGGTGTACAGAAAATGGGCCAAATTGCTGTTGCAAACTTACTTAGAAGATGTACACAGCTCTTTATTTTAGTTTTTATCTTTCAAATGTTTAATTTTCAATTAGAAGTTTCGATTATTGTTGCTATATGCTCATTAATTGGCGGTGAGTTACTCATTTTTATTTATTTAATTAGTGCCTATGTTTTGCAATTTCGTTATTTGAAAAAGCGTCCACATGTTAATCTCCCAAGGAATCAGCTAACAAAAAGTTTAATGAGTGTTTCTTTGCCGACAACGACCATGCGTATATTTCACTCAGTAACCCATGCAATTGAGCCATTTCTGATTAAGTATACATTAGTCATTGGCGGATTATCAATAAGTGAGGCAACGGAAAATTTTGGTATTATTTCCGGCGTGGCAATGACAATTGGTTTTTTTCCTGCATTTATTGCCCATTCTTTAACAGTAGCTTTAATACCTAGTGTATCTCAAGCAAATGCAAATCGAGATCGAAATAAATTATTACAGCTTTTAAGACAAGTCATTCTATTGACTTCGTTATATGGAATTCCAGTGACGTTTATATTTTACTATTTTGCTGAACCTTTAACAGGGATTTTCATTGAATCAACTGTTGCACCTTATTTTTTACAATTGTTATTGCCATTTTTTTTGTTACATTATTATGCCATTCCATTACAAGCTTTTTTAATTGGAATGAACATGGTGAAAGACGCGTTTATCCATAATATTTTAGCGACCATTGCCTCTTTTATCATGATGTTTGTTATGGGGTCGAATGGAAAGTATTTAATGGACGGAATTATTGTAGGGATGAACTTTGGAGCCGTTTTGTTAATGCTACTACATTATTTGACGATTTGTAAAAAAATTGGCATCTCTCCGTTGTCATTGCGTAAAGAAGAAGTGTCGTACTTGAACTAA
- the pflB gene encoding formate C-acetyltransferase, translating to MTHWEGFKPGKWQKEVDVRDFIIKNFTPYEGDESFLVGPTESTTKLWDQVMELSKKEREAGGVLDADTKVVSTITSHGPGYLNKDIETIVGFQTDKPFKRSLMPFGGIRMAKTALESYGFELDKEIEHIFTEWRKTHNQGVFDAYTPEMRAARHAGVITGLPDAYGRGRIIGDYRRVALYGVDFLIQQKEQEKLYIGDRTMTDDVIRDREEYSEQIRALKELKQMALSYGYDISKPATNAKEAIQWLYFAYLAAIKEQNGAAMSLGRTSTFIDIYIERDLKNGVITEQEAQEMIDHFIMKLRLVKFARTPEYNELYSGDPTWVTESIGGVALDGRPMVTKTSFRYLHTLDNLGPAPEPNLTILWSTKLPDAFKKYAAKMSIKSSAIQYENDDMMREIYGDDYGIACCVSAMRIGKQMQFFGARVNVAKALLYAINGGVDERYKQQVGPKFAPITSEYLDYDEVMEKFDGMLDWLCELYVNTLNVIHYMHDKYSYERIEMALHDREVLRTMACGIAGLSVAADSLSAIKYAKVKTIRDENGLAVDYEIEGDFPKYGNNDDRVDQIAVWIVKEVMRKIRKHHTYRNAVPTQSVLTITSNVVYGKKTGNTPDGREAGKPFAPGANPMHGRDEKGALASLTSVAKLPYEDALDGISNTFTVTPKALGKEDEVQVSNLVGMLDGYMTKRGHHINVNVLNRDTLLDAMDHPEKYPQLTIRVSGYAVNFIKLTREQQIDVINRTFHESM from the coding sequence ATGACTCATTGGGAAGGATTTAAACCTGGTAAATGGCAAAAAGAAGTTGACGTCCGTGATTTTATTATTAAAAACTTCACTCCTTATGAAGGTGATGAAAGTTTCTTAGTAGGTCCTACAGAATCAACTACAAAACTTTGGGATCAAGTAATGGAATTATCGAAAAAAGAACGGGAAGCTGGCGGTGTTTTAGACGCTGATACAAAAGTTGTTTCTACTATTACATCTCATGGCCCTGGTTATTTAAATAAAGACATTGAAACAATCGTTGGTTTCCAAACAGACAAACCTTTCAAACGTTCGTTAATGCCATTTGGTGGTATTCGCATGGCAAAAACAGCTCTTGAATCTTATGGATTTGAACTTGATAAAGAAATTGAACACATTTTCACTGAATGGAGAAAAACGCATAACCAAGGTGTATTCGATGCCTATACTCCAGAAATGAGAGCTGCTCGCCACGCTGGTGTCATTACAGGACTTCCAGATGCTTATGGACGTGGACGGATTATCGGTGACTATCGTCGTGTCGCACTTTACGGTGTTGATTTCTTAATTCAACAAAAAGAACAAGAAAAACTATACATTGGCGACCGCACAATGACTGATGATGTTATTCGTGATCGTGAAGAATACTCTGAACAAATTCGTGCGTTAAAAGAATTAAAACAAATGGCACTTTCTTACGGTTATGATATTTCAAAACCAGCAACAAATGCAAAAGAAGCGATTCAATGGTTGTACTTCGCTTATCTTGCTGCAATTAAAGAACAAAACGGTGCAGCAATGAGTCTTGGACGTACATCTACTTTCATTGATATTTATATTGAAAGAGATCTTAAAAATGGTGTCATCACTGAACAAGAAGCACAAGAAATGATTGACCATTTCATTATGAAATTACGTCTTGTCAAATTTGCTCGTACACCTGAATACAACGAATTATATTCTGGTGACCCAACTTGGGTAACTGAATCAATCGGTGGAGTTGCTTTAGATGGTCGTCCAATGGTAACAAAAACTTCTTTCCGTTACCTACACACATTGGATAACTTAGGACCAGCTCCAGAACCAAACTTAACCATTCTTTGGTCTACAAAATTACCAGATGCATTCAAAAAATATGCTGCTAAAATGTCGATTAAATCTAGCGCAATTCAATATGAAAATGACGATATGATGCGTGAAATTTACGGCGATGACTACGGTATTGCTTGCTGCGTATCTGCTATGAGAATTGGTAAACAAATGCAATTCTTCGGTGCCCGTGTGAACGTTGCGAAAGCTTTACTTTATGCAATTAACGGTGGTGTCGATGAACGGTACAAACAACAAGTTGGACCTAAATTTGCTCCAATTACTTCTGAATACCTAGATTACGATGAAGTTATGGAAAAATTTGATGGTATGCTTGACTGGTTATGCGAACTTTATGTAAATACTTTAAATGTTATTCACTACATGCATGACAAATATAGCTATGAACGTATAGAAATGGCTCTTCATGACCGTGAAGTTTTACGAACAATGGCATGTGGTATCGCTGGACTATCTGTAGCAGCTGACTCTTTAAGTGCTATTAAATACGCAAAAGTTAAAACCATTCGTGATGAAAACGGCTTAGCTGTTGATTATGAAATCGAAGGCGACTTCCCTAAATATGGTAACAACGATGACCGTGTTGACCAAATTGCCGTATGGATCGTTAAAGAAGTCATGAGAAAGATTAGAAAACATCATACGTACCGTAATGCTGTTCCAACTCAATCTGTTCTTACAATTACTTCTAATGTTGTATATGGTAAGAAAACAGGTAACACTCCAGATGGTCGTGAAGCTGGTAAACCATTCGCACCAGGTGCAAACCCAATGCATGGTCGTGACGAAAAGGGTGCCCTTGCATCATTAACATCTGTTGCTAAATTACCATATGAAGATGCATTAGACGGTATTTCTAACACATTCACTGTAACACCAAAAGCATTAGGTAAAGAAGACGAAGTTCAAGTAAGTAACCTTGTAGGTATGCTTGATGGTTATATGACAAAACGTGGTCATCATATCAATGTCAACGTGTTAAACCGTGATACATTATTAGATGCGATGGATCATCCTGAAAAATACCCACAATTAACAATTCGTGTATCTGGATATGCAGTAAACTTTATTAAATTAACTCGTGAACAACAAATCGATGTAATCAATCGTACGTTCCACGAAAGTATGTAA